DNA sequence from the Antedon mediterranea chromosome 7, ecAntMedi1.1, whole genome shotgun sequence genome:
CGATCTTATATTCCTTTAATCATCTACTGGATAATCATCAGTTCCTTGTTAATGGTTAACCACGGTTTAATTCTAAATAattgttctttttaatttaactttaaaacatCTTACGAAAACAACAAAACCAAACAGCAATCCCTTAACAAAAACAGGCCAGCAACCCAATAACACATGTCTCCCTGAACTCTCCCAATTGACCTCTCTCAATTTTTGTTATAGAGGGCCTGATTTTCTAACTCTAGAGGGCCTGGTTTTCTTGCCATGTAACAACATAACATAATCGATCcgatataaatagaaaaaaactTAGTATGTATCATTTATTAGACCAAACTAAAAACATACACACGTACGTACGTTCAACTGACAGGAACAAACTGTAACTGTAAACGAGAATCATTCACAATGTCACAAGCAACTGCTGTTAATTCTAATTTGAACTTGAATGGAGATAGATTCACATTTACAACGTGTACATTCTCTGGACAAATGAATAATAGATGGATAAGAGACGGTGGATTTGATATTGTATTCTGTCGAGAAGTTACTCAAGCTAAATTGGAAAACTTGGAAGAGGACTACGAGAGTATTCTTGGTTCTAACGTTCCAGGACACATCACAGCAGTATTGGTGAAGAGGAATAGGTTTGATCAACAAATAGAAAGATTACCAACTGATCATGCTCTTGCAGAAGCAAATTGGCGTTTTTGTCCAGTCAAGCTGAATAACATGATCGTTGTAGCATGGGACGGCCGATCGAGAAATCAAGGTAGGCATACTGcagatgaaaaaaaagaaatctgtCTTAACCAACTTCGTCGATACGCATTATCGTTGGTAGACAATTTGGATAAACCAGTTATCATCGGTGGAGCCTTTCAGTTAGACGCAGAAGTTCGCTGTGAAATTGAAGACGATCTATCAGAAAACTACATTTATAAGTGCAGTACAGATGTCAATAAACCAAACAATACTGATTACTATTATGGTATGGCTAAACAACAGGAGGGCTTGATTTTTGAACTTTCAGGTAAAAAAACGCTAATTATGATTTATAGTTGTATTAATTTATTAGAATTTAAATGTGTGAGTTATCagtaagatttttttttttattttcaacagaGCAAGCTTAATCAAAGGGTTGTTCAGACCGTGTTGCAAATGTAAATGTCACCTCTTCAAAGATAAAACTTATTTCTTCATGATATGACACACCTTACACCAGAGAAATCAATCGTTAGTTTGAAATAACATTCTAATATGTTCAATGAATTTACCAGATGAATATTTTCACTCTATTGGACTAGATGCAACACGTATTTTCTGTAGATTCAATCTATGCTCGACAGTGCGTTGATTATGTCTGTTTAATCCGTGAGTTAGAATAGatttttaacataaacattaGTAGTGATAATTAGTACTATATACTTAATTGATTAATGCCATCTGTTGGcctaatttgaatattattttattgaagaaTGCATGAATAATATAGGAAGCTCATTTTTGATGAGTTAAATCTTTTAAGAGAACCAAATAGCATGGAGGAATTGGTTCCTTCAGGTACTGTAGTCTAGTTACAATCAAAGATTTAATTGCGCCCTCTTCGAAAGGTTGATTTTTCATCATAAATTTGTCAGTGGTTGcgttttaaaatttttaaatattctgtGGGTAAAGGTTTCCTATTTGTCAGGATATCTGTTTTCTTGTATATTTTAGCATTATTTTTGGCAGTTTAGAATTTATCTATTCAAATTTATATAAGCCGTAATGGTCTATATTATTAGCTAATTTTGCATCCAACACAGTTTGGTCCTTATATATATACCTGTAGTATTTAGGTGGttgaattgttaaaataaatatacgtGCAGTCAcaaattttttgtcaaattgattatttatttaatttaaatttaattaaaaatataacaacattGGTGTGTGCCAATTACGTACACACACtaagatatatatatttaattgttcctggtttttaaaaataaaatatgtacacCATTCAAGAAGGGTACAGGTGCAAAAATAATCAGACTATCACAACATGATTCTCTTACACAACATTACTGTAGTGTATCACTGGAATATAGTGCATGTTTAGTATACCTGGAAATAGGAATAACTACtgataaagtactgtatattaataccAAGATACAGACAAGTCCAGAATGTTCAGGTGACAAACTACTCTACACTCATCTGCATAATGCCTTCTATAACTCTTTTATGCAAGGTTTTAAATGACCGCACATCAGTACTTTTTCAGAGATATATAGGAcagtacaaaatattaatatttatacataatacataggATCGCAATTAAATAAAGTTAACAAGGTTTGTTAACCTTAATGTTGAATTGTATTTTGAATTCATGAAGATCATTAATATGGTGGTCCCTGTAATCGTCAATATCAGTTTCCGTTTCGTatggaaataataaaataacggtgtttaaaataataaggaaataataacatgaaaacaatatataataaatataggcTTAACCAAAAAGGAAAGACAGAATCAACATACAATTCGAAATGGAAGGACGTTTTGTAACACTGTTATTTGCTGTTTTAAGATTTCTTATTGTTAATTCAGTTGAAGATGACCTAGAATTTAGTGCAAAGACAGGCACTATAGTTCTGAGTGAAGGATCAAGAGGCCAACTAGAATGCTCAGTATCAGACATGACAAAATATACAATCTCATGGTATAGAGAAACAAGAAATGGTGACAGAACAATCATTTACAGAGATGGAATGTTGATACTGAACAACTGGAGAAGAGAACAAGCATACAGCAACCATATATATTACATGATGTTCAAATAAGACAAGCACGTGGACGATATCTTGGTTATTTTCTTAATCGTAATAATTACACACGATTTAACAGTTGACACTGTGCTTCATCAGCTCTATTACTTTTATTGATACATTTAAGGACTATATAGAATATAATATCGAATTGAATTCTTATTATATGCTAACtataattgaattttttttaccGACATTTGAATTTTCGCTTAAAAGataaaatagtaggcctaattaaaatttatttttatataacccATTTCtgcaattcattttttataaaccGATGCTTATAGCATTTATTGCGATAGCAAAAGTGCATCCTAATAtcattattgtacagtattaaatattgtttatttcagAGCCCCAATTTGACATGCACTTAAGCCTACTTTTCCTGCAGACAGATATGCCTACTAACCCGAATGCTCGACCAAGTTATACACGCCAAAATAGACATAGAGTAAGCTATTTCTTAATAGGAAATTGGAATGTAGTGTTAGTTTATTAGAAAGATCGTCAATTTCGTATGAGTATGATTGTAAGTTTCGTATAAGTTTAAAGtgttaattcattttaatacgGTAGGTAGGTCTATACATTTTGAAGAAAGGGAATTTGCTACCCAGTGATAATATTTATCCCTGTAGATACTGCGCTGAGATAATTAAGTAATGATAACAAGCTGATATTATTCTCGACCCAGAATTCTAAACGCATTGTTCATGTCTTTTCTATCGTGAAATTAGAATAACATGCGAATAACACGCaatatctaaaaatataatatgatcTTTTATCATATAGAATAATTGATGATTTTTAGTTCGTAAATGTCATGATGGTAGTGTCCTTGTTGGAATGTTATTTCACAACtggaatattttatttgtaaacagTTCGTTTCTGTAGACAATTATATAAAGTTCCATGCTTCATCTGACCTATTGTGTTATTATCAATTCGTATTCCTACaggcaaataaaaaaaaatatagtgtCTCTGAAATCTGCAAAATCATGTTTATAAATTCGAGTAATACCTGTGTTTCTGGCACCATTGATGTTCTTAAGACATCAGTAACAAACAGATATGACTTCCTCATCTGTGAATaggaaaatatttgtattttcgTGATTAgaagaattgaaattattaCTTTACAGATTTATGCCATAGGAACTAATTTTATACCGATATTCTTATACTTTGATgtcaaaattaaatattcacaATTAATTTCGATACAGATAGAAATAGAACCATAAACAACAAATACGACAAAAATACATCCAAAAAACTGCACgtgaaaagaaataaaaagcaTAATTGCActtgataaaaacaaaatacatataacGAAACAAAAACTTGGCCTATTTAGTGTCGGGcctttaaatgtcttttttataatattttgtgtTGGTAATAGGAGGTTCAAACATTGATCaggttattttttgtattataaacaattaCTAAGAGCTAGGTAAATACAATTGTTATAGTATACCaatcattaaacaaaataaatatatttgatttgttttatgaatatatttctAGTGAAACTTTGCATATCAACGAAAATTACCTCTCTCAATCTCTCATTGCTGGTTGCTAGAGCCCCATACTAATATTAAACGACGAACCTGGAAAATCAATTACGTAAGTAAAGTCGCTTTTTATCGGTCAGATTacttggatttttttttttatcacgaatcgaattcatttatttttcttattttctaaccaaaaaaaagtataaaataggCCAAATATCGTTGTTTGttgtattcaattcaataaggAATATATACggtaacatttatatttttattaccgttaccgctcgtctgtgtaaattggcctttatagTATCTTCGCTCGTCATACTAACTATAATGTACACCCTacgcgccctctatagtttgaacattttcataaaaatcTCACGGGGGCgggaaaaagataaaaataggcctatactacccATACAAATATACTACAGAATCAACACAGAATTAACATAACTAATTTCAAATGGACAAACCTcttgtaaaattgttatttttgtgttttgCTGCTTCGGATTAATGCAGTTGAAGGTGACCTGGGATTAAGTGCAAATAAAGGCTCTAGAATGCTCAATGCTTGGTTGCCTGTCGCGGTACGTATACGTATAAGAGTTATATGTACCGTCGTTTTACGTATCCAGTcccttgtattattttatacagtcTAGTTCAACagtaatattctttaaaaacataatgaaTGGTATTAGTAGTGTACACATTCCtctctattattatattttgacaaACTAAAGTCATGGTTCACGACATGCTTTGTGAGCATGCAGGTAACGTAGGCAATACGCCTACGACGTTGAATTGTATCTACTGAAGTATTTTGTGATTACACCTCACGAAATTATGCAAGAATGACGTAAGCCACATTATACATGTACAATAACTGGCTAACTCAGCATTTGAAATGATTATGTACCtcatttaatatgtttttagtAAAACTGCTTTAGCTTgatgttattgttttataacagtgtttaataatcaatcaatatgtTCAGAATAGTCAAAATTGTAATGTTTATGATAACAAATCCCCAGGATTGTCTTCATTATGATATTGGTAATCTGTAAACATGATACTGTTAATTTATGAGGAGGTTTACACATTTGAAAAGTTATCCAATGTTCAGGTGACAAAGTCCCCATACCCCATCTGCATAATGCCTTCTATAGCTCTTTTATGCAAGATTTTGAATGACCGCTGCCGcacatcaaatatttttttcagagaTATAGGACATGTATACAACAT
Encoded proteins:
- the LOC140054768 gene encoding uncharacterized protein, coding for MSQATAVNSNLNLNGDRFTFTTCTFSGQMNNRWIRDGGFDIVFCREVTQAKLENLEEDYESILGSNVPGHITAVLVKRNRFDQQIERLPTDHALAEANWRFCPVKLNNMIVVAWDGRSRNQGRHTADEKKEICLNQLRRYALSLVDNLDKPVIIGGAFQLDAEVRCEIEDDLSENYIYKCSTDVNKPNNTDYYYGMAKQQEGLIFELSEQA